A stretch of the Bacillus licheniformis DSM 13 = ATCC 14580 genome encodes the following:
- a CDS encoding YrzA family protein: MNFGLDLIKDKIEFFEALSLEELEKKISQQIENNQAILLRVHSVSHHTAVIDGRIHYSAVVHFKAES; the protein is encoded by the coding sequence ATGAACTTCGGCCTCGATCTGATCAAAGATAAAATTGAGTTTTTTGAGGCACTGAGCTTAGAGGAGCTTGAAAAAAAGATCAGTCAGCAGATTGAAAACAACCAGGCGATTTTGCTGAGGGTCCATTCGGTTTCCCACCATACGGCGGTTATTGACGGACGGATCCACTACAGCGCAGTCGTTCATTTTAAAGCCGAATCATAA
- a CDS encoding PLP-dependent cysteine synthase family protein: MNVIKDITELIGKTPLLQILDFRIPKGVNIYAKLEMMNPGGSIKDRLGEVLIAEAIGSGKLKPGGTVIEATAGNTGIGLALAARKHGIRPVFCVPEHFSMEKQSIMKALGARIVHTPRSAGMKGAIEKALELEKEIPDSYCVLQFKNPVNPLAYYKTIAPEIWNDLGGRIDVFVAGAGSGGTFAGTAKFLKEKNPSIKTVIVEPEGSILNGGEPHGHKTEGIGMEFIPEYMEESYFDEIYTVLDEDAFRLVKEAAEKEGLLIGSSSGAALFAALKEAEKAKAGTNIVTIFPDSSDRYLSKKIYEGGI; this comes from the coding sequence ATGAATGTGATCAAGGATATCACCGAATTGATCGGCAAAACGCCGCTTCTGCAGATTTTGGATTTTCGAATCCCTAAAGGCGTTAACATATATGCAAAACTTGAAATGATGAATCCGGGAGGCAGCATTAAAGACCGGCTCGGAGAAGTGCTGATTGCTGAAGCGATCGGTTCGGGAAAGCTGAAACCCGGTGGAACGGTCATTGAGGCAACAGCAGGCAATACGGGAATCGGTCTGGCTCTCGCCGCCAGAAAGCACGGCATTCGACCCGTTTTTTGCGTACCCGAGCATTTCAGCATGGAAAAACAGTCGATTATGAAAGCGCTCGGCGCTCGGATAGTTCATACCCCCAGAAGTGCCGGGATGAAGGGTGCGATTGAAAAAGCACTTGAACTTGAGAAGGAGATTCCCGATTCTTATTGCGTTTTGCAGTTTAAAAACCCAGTAAATCCATTGGCTTACTATAAAACGATTGCCCCGGAAATATGGAATGATCTTGGCGGCCGGATTGACGTCTTCGTCGCCGGAGCGGGGTCAGGCGGCACATTTGCGGGAACCGCCAAGTTTCTGAAAGAAAAAAATCCGTCCATTAAAACGGTTATTGTTGAACCGGAAGGCTCGATTTTAAACGGAGGGGAACCGCATGGGCATAAGACCGAAGGAATCGGAATGGAATTCATCCCGGAATACATGGAGGAAAGCTATTTCGATGAGATTTACACAGTGCTTGACGAAGATGCGTTTCGACTCGTAAAAGAAGCCGCGGAAAAGGAAGGGCTTCTGATTGGAAGCTCATCAGGCGCCGCGTTGTTTGCCGCATTGAAAGAAGCCGAAAAAGCGAAAGCCGGCACAAACATTGTGACGATTTTTCCCGACAGCAGCGACCGCTATTTAAGCAAAAAAATTTACGAAGGAGGAATATGA
- a CDS encoding peptidoglycan D,D-transpeptidase FtsI family protein, with amino-acid sequence MKWQKRMKWVSIIISAALLFLLIRLAEIQLFFTESFSKRNVNLIQESVKQRTEEVRISDGRGSFLDRNGEHLSVSQKPAIVLFPFLKNQPWPAKEAAEILNMTEDELGSKLDHAKKPVILTKHDGASVSKTALEKINKLKYPGVYGVYIEETEKNRLASHTLGMTNQDPDLLRRKYPDKEGLSISTKIGTFGMERTFDEFLLPEQDTKLLYHVDGLGNPLFGMDVKYTADANPFYPLQVKTTLDKKVQQAMEDVLDDHQLDKGWAVLLDIETNGVVAIASKPDLNMAAQKTRQNYMLTPVYPGSVFKTVIAAAAIENGLDHPSKTFNCNLNLYGEAGEDKGKLSLEDSFAESCNYTFTNLAGQLVEKNSSVIEDTAAKLGLTGRVGWEGKLYHEDEFRQFYHETAGSIWGDEKDKKVKKAVAQTAIGQKNVKLTPLEIVNMMATIARGGEKKQVKIADQIEYKNGTLMTAFKDHELPGEKIDQYTAQKLQKLLRKVVTSEKGTGRRFSDLPYDVAGKSGTAQTGRTTDDKKTLYHKWFAGYFPADKPKYALVVVHMDTPDSKAATNAVFYDIVKKVYEIEKNQT; translated from the coding sequence ATGAAATGGCAAAAGCGTATGAAGTGGGTATCGATTATCATTTCGGCTGCTCTTTTATTTCTGCTGATCAGGCTGGCTGAAATTCAACTGTTTTTTACCGAGTCCTTTTCTAAACGGAATGTGAACTTAATCCAGGAAAGCGTCAAACAGCGCACGGAGGAAGTTCGGATTTCAGACGGGAGAGGATCTTTTTTAGATCGGAACGGCGAACATTTGTCCGTCAGCCAAAAACCGGCCATCGTCTTGTTCCCTTTTTTAAAAAATCAGCCGTGGCCGGCCAAAGAAGCAGCCGAAATTTTAAACATGACAGAAGATGAGCTTGGAAGCAAGCTGGACCATGCAAAAAAACCCGTGATTCTCACAAAACATGACGGAGCGTCCGTTTCAAAGACGGCTCTCGAAAAAATCAATAAACTGAAATATCCGGGCGTTTACGGCGTATACATAGAAGAAACAGAAAAGAACAGGCTGGCTTCGCATACGCTCGGTATGACCAATCAAGACCCGGACCTCCTCAGACGCAAATATCCCGATAAAGAGGGCCTCTCCATCAGCACGAAAATCGGCACCTTCGGCATGGAGCGGACGTTTGATGAATTCCTGCTGCCTGAACAAGACACAAAACTGTTGTATCATGTGGACGGATTGGGAAACCCTTTGTTCGGCATGGACGTCAAATATACAGCAGACGCAAATCCGTTTTACCCGCTGCAAGTCAAAACAACGCTCGATAAAAAGGTTCAGCAGGCAATGGAAGATGTACTTGATGACCATCAGCTCGATAAAGGCTGGGCGGTCCTGCTTGACATCGAGACGAACGGCGTGGTGGCGATTGCGAGCAAGCCCGACTTAAACATGGCTGCGCAAAAAACAAGGCAGAACTATATGCTGACTCCGGTATATCCCGGCTCGGTTTTTAAAACCGTGATTGCCGCTGCAGCGATTGAAAACGGCTTGGATCATCCGTCTAAAACCTTTAACTGCAATTTGAACCTGTACGGTGAGGCCGGAGAGGACAAAGGAAAGCTCAGCCTGGAAGACAGTTTTGCGGAAAGCTGCAACTACACGTTTACAAATCTTGCCGGACAGCTCGTAGAAAAAAACAGCTCCGTGATCGAAGATACTGCTGCAAAGCTTGGGCTGACCGGACGGGTCGGCTGGGAAGGAAAGCTGTATCATGAAGATGAGTTCAGACAGTTTTATCATGAAACTGCAGGATCAATCTGGGGGGATGAAAAGGACAAAAAAGTTAAAAAAGCTGTAGCCCAGACCGCTATCGGCCAAAAGAATGTGAAGCTGACTCCGTTGGAAATCGTCAACATGATGGCGACCATCGCAAGAGGCGGAGAGAAAAAACAAGTCAAGATCGCAGACCAGATCGAATATAAAAACGGCACATTGATGACGGCTTTTAAAGATCACGAGCTCCCAGGAGAGAAAATCGACCAGTATACAGCGCAAAAGCTGCAAAAACTGCTCAGAAAAGTTGTCACATCTGAAAAGGGGACGGGCCGGCGCTTCAGCGATCTTCCGTACGATGTAGCGGGAAAATCGGGCACAGCGCAGACAGGCAGGACGACAGATGACAAAAAAACGCTCTATCATAAATGGTTTGCCGGTTATTTTCCGGCGGACAAGCCGAAATATGCGCTCGTCGTCGTCCATATGGATACGCCGGATAGCAAGGCTGCGACAAATGCCGTATTTTATGATATTGTTAAAAAAGTATATGAAATTGAAAAGAACCAGACATAG
- the greA gene encoding transcription elongation factor GreA produces the protein MAQEKVFPMTETGKKKLEEELEYLKTVKRKEVVERIKVARSFGDLSENSEYDSAKEEQAFVEGRITTLDNMIRNAKIIEDDGANSDIVSLGKTVTFTELPDGEEESYTIVGSAEADPFEGKISNDSPIAKSLLGKQVGDEVTVQTPGGEMLVKIVKIS, from the coding sequence ATGGCACAAGAGAAAGTATTTCCTATGACAGAAACGGGAAAGAAAAAACTGGAAGAAGAACTTGAGTATTTGAAAACGGTTAAACGTAAAGAAGTTGTTGAACGTATTAAAGTGGCAAGAAGCTTCGGAGACCTTTCCGAAAACTCCGAATACGATTCAGCAAAAGAAGAACAAGCTTTTGTAGAAGGGCGCATCACAACCCTTGACAATATGATCCGCAACGCAAAGATCATCGAAGATGACGGTGCAAACTCAGACATCGTCAGCCTTGGAAAAACCGTTACATTTACGGAGCTTCCTGACGGTGAAGAAGAATCTTATACGATTGTGGGCAGCGCGGAAGCCGATCCGTTTGAAGGAAAAATCTCGAACGATTCCCCAATCGCGAAAAGCCTTCTCGGCAAGCAGGTTGGAGACGAAGTAACCGTTCAAACACCTGGCGGCGAAATGCTTGTAAAAATTGTGAAAATTTCATAA
- a CDS encoding peptidase U32 family protein, whose amino-acid sequence MKKPELLVTPTSVSDIKPLAEAGADAFIIGEQRYGLRLAGEFSREEVKEAIIQAHEKGAKVYVAVNAIFHNDRVPELNDYLSFLDEAGADAVVFGDPAVLMAARESAPNMKLHWNTETTATNHYSCNYWGRKGAKRAVLARELNMDSIVEIKEKAEVEIEIQVHGMTCMFQSKRSLIGNYFEYQGKVMDIEGKKKEKGMYLHDKERGNKYPIFEDENGTHIMSPNDVCIIDELEDLIDAGIDSFKIDGILKSVEYMTEVTAMYREAIDLCIADREAYEDKKEQWIERIEQLQPANRSIDTGFFFKETVY is encoded by the coding sequence ATGAAAAAGCCTGAACTGCTTGTCACGCCGACTTCTGTTTCGGATATTAAGCCTTTGGCAGAGGCGGGCGCCGATGCGTTTATCATCGGTGAACAAAGGTACGGTCTGCGTTTAGCCGGGGAGTTTTCCAGAGAAGAAGTAAAAGAAGCCATCATTCAGGCTCATGAAAAAGGCGCAAAAGTATATGTTGCTGTGAACGCGATTTTTCACAATGACCGGGTTCCGGAACTGAATGACTACCTTTCATTCTTGGACGAGGCAGGCGCGGATGCGGTTGTCTTCGGCGATCCCGCCGTACTGATGGCTGCACGGGAATCAGCGCCGAACATGAAGCTTCACTGGAATACGGAAACGACCGCAACCAATCATTATTCCTGCAACTATTGGGGGCGCAAGGGCGCGAAGCGCGCGGTGCTTGCAAGAGAGCTCAACATGGACAGTATCGTTGAGATTAAAGAGAAAGCAGAAGTCGAGATTGAAATTCAGGTTCACGGCATGACATGCATGTTCCAGTCAAAGCGCTCCCTGATCGGCAACTATTTTGAATACCAGGGAAAAGTCATGGATATCGAAGGCAAGAAAAAAGAAAAAGGCATGTATCTCCATGATAAAGAACGCGGAAATAAATATCCGATTTTCGAAGACGAAAACGGCACGCACATCATGAGTCCGAATGACGTCTGCATCATTGATGAGCTTGAAGATTTAATCGATGCCGGCATCGATTCATTTAAAATCGACGGAATTTTAAAATCGGTCGAATACATGACTGAAGTAACGGCCATGTACCGCGAAGCCATCGACCTTTGCATCGCAGACAGGGAAGCATATGAAGACAAGAAAGAACAATGGATCGAGCGGATCGAACAGCTGCAGCCTGCAAACCGCAGCATTGATACCGGATTCTTTTTCAAAGAAACAGTATACTAA
- a CDS encoding YrrS family protein, with protein MNLSETRESRFENRDKRRKANLVLNILIGIVLVLIVVVASSLMMNSPKEQAQQDVSKNDSEQTTEAPASDNKKQTSDEDVKDEDKGKSDSADKEDSDSDSDKDKESASDEDKSTSDDPFEGAEVTEGGSSANVEKTIINPDWEPVGTQQSGQHTATYDSSSQDWKEMLEAISYATGVSKDNMTVIWLGNNGSPQDAKGTIRAKDTGVKYQVAITWVDGKGWKPTKVEQLK; from the coding sequence ATGAACTTGAGCGAAACAAGGGAATCTCGTTTTGAAAATCGTGATAAGCGCAGGAAAGCGAATCTTGTGCTTAACATTTTAATAGGCATCGTATTGGTATTAATCGTTGTCGTTGCCAGCAGTCTGATGATGAACAGTCCGAAGGAGCAGGCGCAGCAAGATGTCTCGAAAAACGATTCTGAACAGACGACAGAAGCGCCTGCTTCCGACAATAAGAAACAAACATCTGATGAAGATGTAAAAGATGAGGACAAAGGAAAAAGCGATTCTGCCGATAAAGAAGACAGCGATTCCGACTCAGACAAGGATAAAGAATCTGCTTCAGACGAGGACAAGTCAACATCAGATGATCCGTTTGAAGGAGCCGAAGTGACAGAAGGCGGTTCAAGCGCCAATGTTGAAAAAACGATCATCAATCCTGACTGGGAGCCTGTCGGCACACAACAGAGCGGACAGCATACCGCAACATATGATTCCTCTTCACAAGACTGGAAGGAAATGCTTGAAGCCATTTCATATGCGACAGGGGTTTCTAAGGATAACATGACGGTGATCTGGCTCGGAAACAACGGCAGCCCGCAAGATGCGAAAGGAACCATTCGGGCGAAGGACACTGGCGTCAAATACCAGGTAGCCATTACTTGGGTTGACGGAAAAGGCTGGAAGCCGACAAAAGTTGAACAATTGAAATAA
- a CDS encoding peptidase U32 family protein, with protein MSAVKDKISKIVNGKRVITKKPELLAPAGNLEKLKIAVHYGADAVFIGGREYGLRSNADNFSIEEMAEGVEFAKKYGARIYVTTNIFAHEENIDGLEDYLRDLEGAGVSGIIVADPLIIETCRRVAPKLEVHLSTQQSLSNWKAVQFWKEEGLERVVLARETSALEIREMKEKVDIEIETFIHGAMCIAYSGRCVLSNHMTARDSNRGGCCQSCRWDYDLYQTDGTNALPLYEEGDAPFAMSPKDLKLVESIPQMIEMGIDSLKIEGRMKSIHYIATVVSVYRKVIDAYCADPENFVIKEEWLKELDKCANRDTAPAFFEGTPGYEEQMFGVHGKKTTYDFVGLVLDYDEETKMVTLQQRNFFKSGDEVEFFGPEIENFTCKIDTIWDEKGNVLDAARHPLQIVKFRVDNKIYPSNMMRKGQ; from the coding sequence ATGTCTGCAGTAAAAGATAAAATTTCCAAAATCGTTAATGGAAAACGCGTCATTACGAAAAAGCCAGAACTTCTTGCTCCGGCGGGGAATTTGGAAAAACTGAAAATCGCTGTCCACTATGGAGCAGACGCTGTATTTATCGGCGGACGTGAATATGGACTCCGCTCAAACGCAGATAACTTTTCAATTGAAGAAATGGCTGAAGGTGTCGAATTCGCGAAAAAATACGGCGCAAGAATTTATGTCACGACAAACATTTTTGCGCATGAAGAAAATATCGACGGACTGGAAGACTATTTGCGCGATCTCGAGGGAGCAGGCGTGTCAGGCATTATCGTCGCTGATCCCCTGATCATTGAAACGTGCCGCAGGGTTGCGCCGAAGCTGGAAGTGCATTTGAGCACACAGCAGTCCCTTTCAAACTGGAAAGCCGTTCAGTTCTGGAAGGAAGAAGGCCTTGAGCGGGTTGTGCTCGCACGTGAAACGAGCGCACTTGAAATCAGGGAAATGAAAGAAAAAGTGGATATTGAAATCGAAACGTTTATTCACGGTGCGATGTGTATCGCTTATTCCGGCCGCTGCGTGCTCAGCAACCATATGACGGCAAGGGACTCCAACCGCGGAGGCTGCTGCCAGTCATGCCGCTGGGACTATGATTTGTATCAGACGGACGGGACGAATGCACTGCCGCTATATGAAGAAGGCGATGCTCCATTTGCGATGAGCCCGAAAGATCTGAAGCTGGTCGAATCGATACCGCAAATGATTGAAATGGGCATCGACAGCCTGAAAATCGAAGGCCGGATGAAATCGATCCACTACATTGCGACAGTCGTCAGTGTGTACAGAAAAGTGATCGATGCTTATTGCGCTGATCCTGAAAACTTCGTCATCAAAGAAGAATGGCTGAAAGAACTGGACAAATGCGCCAATAGAGACACGGCGCCTGCTTTCTTTGAAGGAACGCCAGGATATGAAGAGCAGATGTTCGGCGTCCACGGCAAAAAGACAACATACGACTTTGTCGGACTTGTCCTTGACTATGATGAAGAGACAAAAATGGTCACGCTCCAGCAGCGGAACTTCTTTAAATCCGGAGATGAAGTCGAATTTTTCGGTCCGGAAATCGAAAATTTCACATGCAAAATTGACACGATTTGGGACGAAAAAGGCAATGTGCTTGACGCAGCCCGCCATCCCCTGCAGATCGTCAAATTTAGAGTGGACAACAAGATTTATCCTAGCAACATGATGAGAAAGGGGCAGTAA
- the udk gene encoding uridine kinase produces the protein MGKKPVVIGIAGGSGSGKTSVTRSIYEQFKGHSILMLEQDLYYKDQSHLPFEERLNTNYDHPLAFDNDYLIEHLNELLAYRPIKKPIYDYKLHTRSEEVVHVDPKDVIILEGILVLEDERLRDLMDIKLYVDTDADLRIIRRMLRDIKERGRSIDSVIEQYISVVRPMHNQFVEPTKRYADIIIPEGGQNRVAIDLMVTKIQTILEQNAIL, from the coding sequence ATGGGGAAAAAACCGGTAGTTATCGGCATAGCGGGAGGCTCCGGATCAGGAAAAACGAGCGTCACCAGATCCATTTATGAACAGTTTAAAGGTCATTCGATCTTAATGCTCGAACAGGATTTATATTATAAAGATCAGAGCCATCTGCCGTTTGAAGAGCGGCTGAATACGAACTACGACCATCCGCTTGCATTTGACAATGACTATTTGATCGAGCATTTAAACGAATTGCTCGCGTACAGGCCGATCAAAAAGCCGATTTACGATTACAAGCTGCATACGCGTTCAGAGGAAGTCGTGCACGTCGATCCGAAAGATGTTATTATTTTGGAAGGAATCCTTGTTCTCGAGGATGAAAGGCTCCGCGACTTAATGGACATCAAGCTGTATGTCGATACGGACGCCGACCTGCGGATCATCAGAAGGATGCTCAGAGACATAAAAGAAAGAGGACGTTCGATCGATTCTGTCATCGAGCAGTACATCTCAGTCGTCAGACCGATGCATAACCAGTTTGTCGAACCGACGAAACGCTATGCCGATATCATTATTCCGGAGGGCGGCCAAAACCGCGTCGCCATCGACCTGATGGTAACAAAAATACAAACTATTCTTGAACAAAACGCGATTTTATAA
- the mtnN gene encoding 5'-methylthioadenosine/S-adenosylhomocysteine nucleosidase, with product MKIAVIGAMEEEVTILRSKLEQTNREVIANCEFTSGFYEGKEVVLLKSGIGKVNAAMSTTILLDRFKPDVVINTGSAGGFHHSLNVGDIVISTEVRHHDVDVTAFDYEYGQVPNLPAAYKADNALIQAAEDEASELGHIQVVKGTIATGDSFMSDPDRVAFIRGKFEDLYAVEMEAAAVAQVSYQFNTPFVVIRALSDIAGKESEISFDQFLEQAAKHSTDLVLRMIKRIN from the coding sequence ATGAAAATCGCAGTTATCGGAGCAATGGAAGAAGAAGTCACGATTTTGCGAAGCAAACTCGAACAGACGAACCGGGAAGTCATCGCAAACTGTGAATTTACCAGCGGGTTTTATGAAGGAAAAGAGGTCGTGCTTTTAAAGTCCGGCATCGGCAAAGTCAATGCAGCCATGAGCACGACGATTCTGCTTGACCGCTTTAAACCGGACGTTGTCATCAACACCGGATCAGCCGGCGGCTTTCATCATTCGCTTAATGTCGGAGATATCGTCATCTCGACCGAAGTCCGCCATCACGATGTCGATGTCACGGCATTTGATTATGAATATGGACAGGTTCCGAATCTGCCGGCTGCATACAAAGCCGACAATGCATTGATCCAAGCGGCGGAAGACGAAGCGTCTGAACTGGGGCACATTCAGGTTGTCAAAGGAACGATAGCAACAGGCGATTCCTTTATGAGCGATCCTGACCGCGTCGCATTCATCCGCGGCAAGTTTGAAGACCTTTACGCGGTTGAAATGGAAGCTGCGGCTGTCGCGCAGGTTTCTTATCAATTTAATACGCCGTTTGTTGTCATCAGGGCGCTCTCAGACATCGCCGGAAAAGAATCTGAAATTTCATTTGACCAATTTTTGGAACAGGCTGCCAAGCATTCGACAGATCTTGTGCTTCGCATGATTAAAAGAATCAATTAA
- a CDS encoding class I SAM-dependent DNA methyltransferase, with the protein MGREFIPLFENWANSYDDTVVGRDLQYKEVFRDYDGILDDVVSRSGHKVLEFGVGTGNLTAKLLAAGKAVTGVEPSKAMREIAEAKLPENAVIVDGDFIDFPDPPFSPDTIVSSYAFHHLTNEEKREAVKRYGKMLGKHGKIVFADTVFKNREAFSAAVKKAKENGFLQLAEDLETEHYPTISEMETIFTSEHFSIAFQKHNDFVWVMEAAKL; encoded by the coding sequence ATGGGAAGAGAGTTCATTCCTTTATTTGAGAACTGGGCAAATTCTTATGATGATACAGTAGTTGGCCGCGATCTTCAATACAAAGAAGTGTTTCGCGACTACGACGGCATTTTGGATGATGTCGTCAGCCGCTCGGGGCATAAAGTTCTTGAATTCGGCGTCGGCACAGGCAATCTGACTGCAAAATTGCTGGCGGCCGGAAAGGCAGTCACCGGTGTAGAGCCTTCAAAAGCGATGAGGGAAATTGCCGAGGCAAAGCTGCCGGAGAATGCAGTGATCGTTGACGGAGACTTTATTGACTTTCCGGACCCTCCGTTTTCTCCCGACACGATTGTCAGTTCTTATGCGTTTCACCATCTGACAAACGAAGAGAAGCGGGAAGCTGTGAAGCGATATGGAAAAATGCTCGGGAAGCATGGTAAAATAGTGTTTGCTGATACCGTCTTCAAGAATCGGGAAGCCTTCTCTGCCGCTGTTAAAAAAGCGAAGGAAAACGGGTTTCTGCAATTGGCGGAAGACCTTGAAACGGAACATTATCCGACGATTTCGGAGATGGAAACGATCTTTACCTCAGAACATTTCAGTATCGCCTTTCAAAAGCATAATGATTTTGTCTGGGTAATGGAAGCGGCAAAATTGTAA
- a CDS encoding O-methyltransferase, which translates to MKIGHEELTGYLEKLLKPRPAEIMKLEAYAEEHGVPIMEPTGIEVLLQLLSFKNPKKILEIGTAIGYSAIRMALALPEAEIFTIERDEDRYREALKNIRSFQLENRIHVFFGDALSESDPVQSMAPYDALFIDAAKGQYQKFFSIYEKMLADDGIIFTDNVLFKGLVASEYNQIESKRIKKLVSKIDHYNHWLMEHPDYHTAILPVGDGLAVSQKRGERI; encoded by the coding sequence GTGAAGATTGGACACGAAGAATTGACCGGCTATCTTGAAAAGCTGCTAAAGCCGCGGCCGGCTGAAATTATGAAACTGGAGGCCTATGCCGAAGAGCATGGCGTGCCCATTATGGAACCGACAGGAATCGAAGTGCTCCTGCAGCTTCTTTCATTCAAAAATCCGAAAAAAATTCTTGAAATCGGTACCGCCATCGGCTATTCGGCGATTCGGATGGCGCTTGCCCTTCCCGAAGCCGAGATTTTTACAATCGAGCGCGATGAGGACAGGTATCGGGAAGCGCTGAAAAACATCCGGTCATTCCAGCTTGAAAACAGAATTCACGTGTTCTTCGGCGATGCGCTCAGCGAGTCTGACCCCGTTCAATCGATGGCTCCCTATGATGCGCTGTTTATCGATGCCGCAAAAGGCCAGTATCAGAAGTTTTTCAGTATATATGAAAAAATGCTTGCCGATGACGGCATCATTTTTACGGACAATGTCCTTTTCAAAGGCCTTGTCGCATCAGAATACAATCAGATCGAAAGCAAGCGCATCAAAAAGCTTGTATCGAAAATAGATCATTACAATCATTGGCTGATGGAGCATCCTGACTACCACACGGCGATCCTGCCTGTGGGCGACGGATTGGCCGTCAGTCAAAAAAGAGGTGAACGGATATGA